The Paenibacillus beijingensis nucleotide sequence GGCTCCTTTGGCAGAGGCGATGCCGAAAGTCGTGGAAGCGGTTGGAAAGGCGTTGACATCATGATGAACGGAATTTTGGCCGTATGGAAACCTGCGGGCTGGACATCGCACGATGTCGTCGCCAAGGCGAGACGGCTGCTTCGCACGAAACGAATCGGACATGCAGGGACGCTGGATCCGCAAGTTACGGGTGTGCTGCCGCTTTGTATCGGCAAGGCGACCCGGGTCGTCGAGTACATGCAGGATCTACCCAAAGCGTATGAAGCCGTTCTTCAGCTCGGCCTCTCCACCGACACGCAGGATTTGACAGGCACGGTGATGGAGGAGTTGGGTACTGTTCGTGTATCCGAACAGGAACTGCGCCGGACGCTTGTTTCATTTGTCGGCGAGATCGAGCAGCTGCCTCCGATGTATTCCGCAGTTAAAGTGGACGGCAAACGGCTCTATGAGCTGGCCCGCGAAGGCAAAACGGCGCAGCGGAAGCCGCGCAAAGCGACGATTTACGAGCTTGAACTGCTGGAGGCCGACCTTGAGCGTGATCATCCGGTTATCAGATTCAGCGTCCGCTGCTCCAAGGGGACTTATATTCGTACGTTATGCGTCGATATCGGACAAGCGCTTGGCGTGCCTGCCGTTATGGCGAAGCTGGTGAGGACGCAGTCCGGCGGATTAACGGAGCGGGACTGTCTGACGCTGGAGGAGGTCGAGGCGCTGCAGGAAGACGGCACGCTGCAGGCTCGTCTGCTCCCGCCAGACGCGGTTCTAGCCCATTTGCCTCAAGCCGTTGCGGGCGAGGAAGCGGCCCGAATGGCGCTTCAAGGACGCCGAATCGCATATTGCCTGCTGCGGGAGCGGGAGGATGGGGAGCGGTTAACCCGACTGTACGGCGAGGACG carries:
- the truB gene encoding tRNA pseudouridine(55) synthase TruB, with product MNGILAVWKPAGWTSHDVVAKARRLLRTKRIGHAGTLDPQVTGVLPLCIGKATRVVEYMQDLPKAYEAVLQLGLSTDTQDLTGTVMEELGTVRVSEQELRRTLVSFVGEIEQLPPMYSAVKVDGKRLYELAREGKTAQRKPRKATIYELELLEADLERDHPVIRFSVRCSKGTYIRTLCVDIGQALGVPAVMAKLVRTQSGGLTERDCLTLEEVEALQEDGTLQARLLPPDAVLAHLPQAVAGEEAARMALQGRRIAYCLLREREDGERLTRLYGEDGTFLGVFQPESEVSELKPVKVFKPEETE